A DNA window from Rossellomorea marisflavi contains the following coding sequences:
- a CDS encoding NUDIX hydrolase: MTKTWNGSAGVCFNDKFEVLLVRGFNSNEWAIPSGGIEEDETPEACCVREMMEETGYPVKILKKLKIKTTVVKGYDVCVHYFLVAVNGSPKPLNDPDQLVEEAAWFSFDELSILDHQYPEDLPFLTSLYDEIEKSSL, from the coding sequence ATGACAAAAACATGGAATGGTTCGGCAGGTGTCTGCTTCAATGATAAGTTTGAAGTCCTTCTCGTAAGAGGATTCAACTCCAACGAGTGGGCAATCCCATCAGGCGGCATCGAAGAAGACGAAACGCCTGAAGCCTGTTGCGTAAGGGAAATGATGGAGGAGACGGGATACCCCGTGAAGATCCTGAAGAAACTGAAGATCAAAACGACCGTCGTCAAAGGCTACGACGTCTGCGTTCATTACTTCCTTGTAGCGGTGAATGGCAGCCCGAAGCCCCTGAACGACCCCGATCAGTTAGTGGAAGAAGCCGCCTGGTTTTCGTTTGATGAGCTCAGCATACTCGATCACCAGTATCCCGAAGATCTTCCATTCCTTACGAGTTTATATGATGAGATCGAGAAGTCATCCCTTTAA
- a CDS encoding MFS transporter, whose protein sequence is MVKLKEIHPNVKFRLVMQFFGGLVSMAVMPFLAIYFAGKLGAAITGIVLVVVILSGIAGGFLGGTLSDKWGRKKIMVYGELGLLVSYVFITLCNSPWFDLPYVTAFLFIFNMFFGGLFSPAAQAMIIDVTDSASRKTVFTISYWLANLANAIGGVVGAFLFKDYLFQLFIGVTSITFISLLVTILFISESYSPQDSHEDVPPVSISYSSVLKDKLFMYFIVGGILILTLEQSLTNYIGIRFERDIPQQTGSVFGLSFELDGTRLLGFLRTENTLLVVALSALVLLVFRKWKDRTTLLTGLIVFTICFSAFAVTNNILFLFILMFFGTVGELMYVPIKQAMIGDLAPENGRSTYMAFYSLTGYGAMIIASLLIVVGEWLSPVYMGGLLLLIGLGGSLCYGILTARMSGAASKEVILKTEEM, encoded by the coding sequence ATGGTGAAACTGAAGGAAATCCATCCCAACGTCAAATTCCGGCTGGTGATGCAGTTTTTCGGCGGACTTGTCTCCATGGCCGTCATGCCGTTCCTGGCAATCTATTTTGCCGGTAAGCTCGGGGCCGCAATCACGGGTATCGTCCTGGTGGTCGTGATCCTGAGTGGCATTGCCGGCGGTTTCCTCGGGGGTACCTTGTCCGATAAATGGGGGAGGAAGAAGATCATGGTGTACGGGGAGCTCGGGCTCCTGGTCTCCTATGTCTTCATCACCCTGTGTAACTCACCATGGTTCGATCTTCCCTATGTAACAGCCTTTCTCTTCATCTTCAATATGTTCTTTGGTGGTCTGTTCAGTCCCGCAGCACAAGCTATGATCATCGACGTTACAGACTCCGCTTCTCGGAAAACCGTCTTCACCATCAGCTATTGGCTTGCCAATCTTGCCAATGCCATCGGAGGTGTCGTCGGGGCATTTCTCTTCAAAGACTACTTGTTCCAGCTCTTCATCGGCGTCACGTCCATCACGTTTATTTCTTTACTGGTCACGATCCTGTTCATCTCGGAAAGCTATTCACCTCAGGATTCCCATGAAGATGTACCTCCTGTATCCATCAGTTACAGCAGCGTGCTGAAAGATAAGCTGTTCATGTATTTCATCGTCGGGGGCATTTTGATCCTTACGTTGGAACAGTCCCTCACAAACTACATCGGCATCCGTTTTGAGCGGGATATTCCGCAGCAGACAGGAAGCGTATTCGGTTTAAGCTTTGAACTCGACGGGACCCGGCTCCTTGGATTTCTACGGACGGAAAATACACTCCTGGTCGTGGCACTATCAGCCCTCGTTCTGCTCGTGTTCAGGAAGTGGAAGGACCGGACCACCCTGCTTACTGGCCTTATTGTTTTTACAATCTGTTTCAGTGCTTTTGCGGTCACCAACAATATCCTGTTCCTCTTCATCCTCATGTTCTTCGGTACCGTGGGAGAGCTGATGTATGTACCGATCAAACAGGCGATGATTGGTGACTTGGCCCCCGAGAACGGGAGGAGTACCTACATGGCCTTCTATAGCCTCACTGGTTACGGAGCCATGATCATTGCTTCCCTTCTCATCGTCGTCGGCGAGTGGCTGTCACCGGTCTACATGGGCGGCCTCTTGCTCCTGATCGGCCTTGGTGGATCACTGTGTTATGGCATCCTCACCGCCAGGATGTCAGGAGCTGCATCGAAAGAAGTCATACTGAAAACGGAGGAAATGTAA
- a CDS encoding isochorismatase family protein: MKQTLLIIDCQQDLMDGSEVEVPVWEKERVISTINRVIAKAHEEQVDMVFIRDVDVAEGKGPGFEIHKEIHVPENAVIFDKAATNSFHGTPLLAHLKDAGIGHLVVMGCKTEYCIDTAVRTATVNGFDVTLVGDGHTTSDSKALPADKIIAHHNATLHGHYNVEHFAMVRKSEEDLFIPAHDQYR, encoded by the coding sequence TTGAAACAAACATTATTAATCATCGATTGTCAGCAAGATCTCATGGACGGTAGCGAAGTCGAGGTGCCGGTCTGGGAAAAGGAGCGGGTCATCTCCACAATCAATCGGGTGATTGCCAAAGCGCACGAGGAACAGGTTGATATGGTCTTCATCCGCGATGTGGATGTGGCGGAAGGAAAGGGTCCTGGATTTGAGATCCACAAGGAGATCCATGTACCGGAGAACGCTGTGATTTTTGATAAAGCAGCGACGAATTCTTTTCACGGTACCCCGCTTCTCGCCCATTTGAAGGATGCCGGCATCGGTCACCTTGTGGTGATGGGTTGCAAGACGGAGTACTGCATTGATACGGCGGTCCGGACAGCGACGGTCAACGGATTTGACGTGACACTTGTTGGAGATGGTCACACCACTTCTGACTCGAAAGCACTCCCTGCGGATAAGATCATTGCGCATCATAATGCGACGCTTCACGGCCATTATAACGTCGAGCATTTTGCCATGGTCAGGAAATCGGAAGAGGATCTGTTCATCCCGGCGCATGATCAGTACAGATAA
- a CDS encoding ATP-binding cassette domain-containing protein: MSALLTAVNISKKYKHHQVLREISFSLYSNQIVMLRGDNGAGKSTLLKLIAGMSKVDDGTIYHDVMPLTISYVPEITPGSIPFTPVEYLTHMGKIRGMEDGLLQMRITGLLEDFRLESVKNQRISTFSKGMKQKVLIMQAMLEEPHLLIMDEPLSGLDARAQQELEELFGQLKGTGVGIVFTCHESRRLSRLADQIFVIKDKGLVKEERLLRGKFRIVFDIHSTKLDHVTPLLEMKKSLELTDDRLRMEAMLGEDEMDGVLLALLQRGASIKEVGVDASMIEGRGVVQS, translated from the coding sequence GTGTCTGCACTGCTTACGGCTGTGAATATCTCAAAAAAGTATAAACATCACCAAGTATTAAGAGAGATATCGTTCTCTTTGTACAGCAATCAAATCGTCATGCTCCGGGGAGACAATGGGGCAGGTAAGAGTACATTATTGAAATTGATAGCTGGCATGAGCAAGGTGGACGATGGAACCATCTATCATGACGTGATGCCTCTGACTATTAGTTATGTGCCGGAAATCACGCCCGGGAGCATTCCATTCACTCCGGTAGAATACTTGACTCATATGGGGAAGATCCGCGGGATGGAAGATGGATTGCTTCAAATGCGGATAACCGGGCTCCTGGAAGATTTCCGGCTGGAGTCCGTCAAAAATCAGCGTATCTCCACCTTTTCCAAAGGGATGAAGCAAAAGGTCCTCATCATGCAGGCCATGTTGGAAGAGCCGCATCTCCTTATCATGGATGAGCCCCTGTCCGGACTTGATGCCCGTGCACAGCAGGAGTTAGAGGAATTGTTTGGGCAGTTGAAAGGAACCGGGGTGGGCATCGTCTTCACCTGTCATGAATCCAGAAGGCTGAGCAGGCTTGCCGATCAGATCTTTGTTATAAAAGACAAGGGACTGGTGAAAGAGGAGCGTTTACTCAGGGGAAAATTCAGGATTGTCTTTGATATCCATTCAACAAAACTGGATCATGTAACTCCTCTTCTTGAAATGAAAAAATCACTCGAACTAACCGATGACCGGTTGCGCATGGAAGCGATGCTGGGTGAGGATGAAATGGACGGGGTGCTCCTGGCACTTCTGCAAAGAGGAGCGTCCATCAAAGAAGTAGGAGTCGACGCTTCAATGATCGAGGGAAGAGGGGTGGTTCAGTCATGA
- a CDS encoding DMT family transporter codes for MHWIYLIAAILFEVAGTSSMKASEGFTRVGPSILLMVFYIASLSFLTLALKGLDVSLAYAVWSGMGIVIITFIGVFYFGETITWLKAVAIILIIAGVVILNVAGGHSTADAPQIGEETNS; via the coding sequence ATGCACTGGATCTATCTCATCGCGGCCATATTGTTCGAGGTCGCGGGGACGTCGAGCATGAAGGCGTCGGAGGGCTTTACGAGAGTGGGACCGAGTATCTTATTGATGGTTTTCTATATAGCGAGTTTGTCATTTTTGACGCTTGCCTTGAAGGGACTGGATGTATCCCTTGCATATGCGGTGTGGTCGGGGATGGGCATTGTGATCATCACTTTCATCGGGGTGTTTTACTTCGGTGAGACCATCACCTGGCTGAAGGCGGTGGCGATCATCTTGATCATTGCCGGTGTGGTGATCCTGAATGTGGCAGGTGGTCACAGTACGGCAGATGCTCCGCAGATTGGGGAGGAAACGAACAGTTGA
- a CDS encoding ABC transporter substrate-binding protein encodes MLKKSIFAVFLALVLFAAGCVNTKSDVAEDSKNDGKKPTIEILGMSSSESDINILRDQLVKNGFDVKLNVQPDYGSFKSQQDAGNYDVALSSWTTVTGNPDYAVRSVFKSGGDYSTIADEKVDKLIDEASTQTPEEFTKTYKALEDRLVFEKAYIAPLYISYKAQGINKDVLNTDTVRLSKSRALAWETIDFNDEAKRANDPLIMQQSIPTLTSLDPIKGNDGSINTINTNMYVRLVNLTDDDNVTADGSLSRNYTIGEGNSEYYFLLRDDINFAQVTDKKAVDSGERVGADDVIFSLNRAKDKDSVPDHRTYTLHEHIKDAEVVTDLKELDGKTNDGKKIRESLENGLDQKISSLVDDKNDADNGSGKYQVVKMTTTEPFPQVLNYLAHQSAGIVSKKQVESINTYDVASFDVKKDIPYGDQNTVTEGDKYDNSLYASGPYIMTYKNDYEAVFQKNPAYMKGTENEAKISNINVRFIAEADSALSALRNGEIHFYYGVPETKYETVEKDDKLKLQRIESNGVSYLLFNSKGRDVSKSEDLRKAVLYSINQDEFIDYYQGNKIKAVSTVSPLVDTGNELKADSDKVKEFLKKYQENK; translated from the coding sequence ATTTTGAAGAAATCCATTTTCGCCGTGTTCCTTGCGCTTGTCCTGTTTGCTGCAGGCTGCGTGAACACAAAATCAGATGTAGCAGAAGACAGCAAGAACGATGGGAAGAAGCCGACCATTGAAATCCTCGGCATGAGTTCAAGCGAGTCCGATATCAATATCCTTCGCGACCAGCTTGTGAAAAACGGCTTCGATGTGAAGCTGAATGTTCAACCGGACTACGGAAGCTTCAAATCACAGCAGGATGCAGGAAACTATGACGTCGCCCTCTCCAGTTGGACGACGGTGACAGGTAACCCTGACTATGCCGTTCGCTCCGTCTTCAAATCCGGCGGAGATTACAGCACCATCGCCGATGAGAAGGTCGACAAACTGATTGATGAAGCAAGTACGCAAACGCCTGAAGAATTCACCAAAACGTACAAAGCACTGGAAGACCGCCTTGTATTCGAAAAAGCGTACATCGCACCGCTCTATATCTCATACAAAGCACAGGGAATCAACAAGGATGTGCTGAACACCGATACCGTCCGCCTCTCCAAATCCCGTGCCCTTGCGTGGGAAACAATCGACTTCAATGACGAAGCGAAACGCGCTAACGATCCACTGATCATGCAGCAAAGCATCCCGACCCTGACGTCCCTTGACCCGATCAAAGGGAATGATGGTTCCATCAATACGATCAACACGAATATGTATGTAAGGCTTGTGAATCTGACCGATGATGACAATGTCACCGCTGACGGTTCCCTCTCCCGCAACTACACGATCGGCGAAGGAAATTCAGAGTACTATTTCCTACTTCGCGATGATATCAATTTTGCCCAAGTGACAGACAAAAAGGCCGTCGATTCTGGTGAGCGCGTCGGTGCCGACGATGTCATCTTCTCCCTGAACCGTGCAAAGGATAAGGATTCCGTTCCTGATCACCGTACGTACACCCTCCATGAGCATATCAAGGATGCAGAAGTCGTGACCGACCTGAAGGAACTCGACGGGAAGACCAATGACGGAAAAAAGATCCGTGAAAGCCTGGAGAATGGCCTTGATCAAAAAATCTCAAGTCTTGTAGACGATAAAAACGACGCAGATAACGGAAGCGGAAAATACCAGGTCGTTAAAATGACGACGACTGAACCATTCCCTCAAGTATTGAACTACCTTGCCCACCAATCAGCAGGGATCGTATCGAAGAAACAAGTGGAGAGCATCAACACCTATGATGTCGCATCCTTCGACGTGAAGAAAGACATCCCGTACGGTGACCAAAACACCGTCACGGAAGGCGATAAATACGATAACAGCCTTTACGCAAGCGGACCATACATCATGACGTACAAAAACGATTATGAAGCCGTCTTCCAGAAGAACCCTGCCTACATGAAAGGCACTGAAAACGAAGCGAAGATCAGCAACATCAATGTCCGCTTCATTGCAGAAGCCGACAGCGCCCTGTCCGCCCTGCGTAACGGGGAAATCCATTTCTACTACGGAGTCCCTGAAACGAAATACGAAACCGTCGAAAAAGACGACAAACTGAAGCTGCAGCGGATCGAAAGCAACGGCGTATCGTACCTGCTCTTCAATTCCAAAGGCCGTGACGTTTCCAAAAGCGAAGACCTAAGAAAAGCCGTCCTGTACTCCATCAACCAAGATGAGTTCATCGACTACTACCAAGGCAACAAAATCAAAGCCGTCTCCACCGTCAGCCCCCTTGTCGACACTGGCAACGAGCTGAAGGCCGACAGTGATAAAGTGAAGGAATTCCTGAAGAAATATCAAGAGAATAAGTAA
- a CDS encoding DUF5360 family protein, giving the protein MRVMKGFFLITDIGFIIYWLVTFMGWIPQEWAFKDYDDPHIVAWNWSFLPLDLLISTTGLTSLYLLKRGNPSWKGLALISLVLTSCSGLQAVAFWAWMKDFDAAWWGFNLYLLLYPFLFIPGLIKTKKDIRIV; this is encoded by the coding sequence TTGAGGGTCATGAAAGGATTTTTCCTCATCACAGACATCGGGTTCATCATCTATTGGCTCGTGACATTCATGGGGTGGATTCCGCAGGAATGGGCGTTCAAGGATTATGATGATCCCCATATCGTGGCATGGAACTGGTCGTTCCTCCCACTGGATCTTCTGATTTCCACAACCGGATTAACCAGTCTCTATCTACTGAAGAGAGGCAATCCATCTTGGAAGGGCCTTGCCCTGATTTCCCTTGTGCTCACAAGCTGTTCCGGTCTGCAGGCGGTTGCCTTCTGGGCATGGATGAAGGACTTTGATGCGGCGTGGTGGGGATTCAATCTGTATCTACTACTCTACCCCTTCCTGTTCATCCCCGGACTCATAAAAACAAAGAAAGATATCCGAATAGTATGA
- a CDS encoding ABC transporter permease, with the protein MMALFRYSFLVHLRTFKSIPPLFVYLFVLMLNYTYTPNPILDSYSFTSIALFFIMGWITITIFHAEDKGQKEVTLMHARPVWRYHASLYTIALLNGFVLSILSVGYPLVIGGFGEGVNQYHVIMGVLAHFSLSVLSISLSALFTREWMRNPLNTWWGTLSVLILTLALASMGKWIAPVVMWFLPPLYRSLDIMGMGDDLSSISASVYANYGWILLYSVILICIYFILLYRKQK; encoded by the coding sequence ATGATGGCGCTGTTCCGCTATTCCTTCCTTGTTCATCTGCGTACCTTTAAATCTATACCGCCCTTATTCGTATACCTATTCGTCCTGATGCTGAATTACACATATACCCCCAATCCCATTTTGGACAGCTATTCCTTTACGTCCATCGCCCTGTTCTTCATCATGGGGTGGATCACGATCACCATCTTCCATGCGGAGGACAAGGGTCAAAAAGAAGTGACGCTCATGCATGCGAGGCCGGTATGGCGCTATCATGCATCCCTTTATACTATTGCCCTGCTTAATGGCTTCGTCCTCAGCATCCTGTCGGTCGGGTATCCCTTGGTCATCGGAGGGTTCGGGGAAGGGGTGAATCAATATCATGTCATAATGGGGGTGCTTGCCCATTTCTCACTGAGCGTCTTGTCCATCTCCTTGTCGGCCCTCTTCACAAGGGAATGGATGAGGAATCCGTTAAACACATGGTGGGGGACGCTCTCGGTGCTCATCCTCACCCTGGCGTTGGCATCCATGGGGAAATGGATTGCCCCAGTGGTGATGTGGTTCCTTCCTCCCCTCTATCGCTCGCTGGATATCATGGGTATGGGCGACGATCTGTCTTCCATATCGGCGTCTGTTTACGCAAACTATGGGTGGATCCTTTTATATAGCGTCATCCTCATATGTATTTACTTTATCCTGCTGTACCGGAAACAGAAATGA